The Bicyclus anynana chromosome 3, ilBicAnyn1.1, whole genome shotgun sequence genome has a window encoding:
- the LOC112058558 gene encoding reactive oxygen species modulator 1: MPVPGGMYQSQGPTCFDKMKMGFMIGFCVGMASGGLFGGFTALRYGARGRELVHSVGKVMLQGGGTFGTFMAIGTGIRC, encoded by the exons ATGCCTGTGCCTGGAGGTATGTACCAAAGTCAGGGCCCAACATGTTttgataaaatgaaaatgggTTTTATGATTGGATTTTGTGTTGGAATGGCAAGCGGCGGCTTATTTGGTGGATTTACAGCTTTAAG GTATGGTGCCAGAGGCAGGGAACTAGTTCACTCAGTTGGAAAAGTTATGCTTCAAGGTGGAGGTACTTTTGGGACATTTATGGCCATAGGAACTGGCATTCGTTGTTGA
- the LOC112058553 gene encoding adenylate cyclase type 3: MEKSVQVRSSSKCSCWICFVPPWRFSDLSEEKLYLAYTQCQRQCAVLRLLFTGILFQIFAALVPGERDLHFAYTSVAVSLIVNLSLATIYAFIHRARSSLNHVTWFVLWTQLLVSSSRRLGDSYNELLGWAFVLQYFTLATLPFHYMILILYSTLSFVAYLLVQYYNASTAESRLADDFFLQQIANGCLLLGATFLGGTAYAVNEKQQRSSFQETKRSLRDKLTIEQQSKEQERLLLSVLPEHVAVQMRQELGLIDTQFKKIYMSRHENVSILYADIVGFTAISSTYSAQDLVAILNELFARFDRLAEKYQQLRIKILGDCYYCISGAPVERPDHAVLCVHMGLSMVKAIKYVQQTTNSPVDMRVGIHTGAVLAGVLGQRQWQFDVYSRDVELANKMESSGMAGRVHVSEVTLSFLNNEFEVEPAHGERREEMLRQAGIKTYFIVRVLKPYQGGEEKNASDGEAAEGGDAADALSDLKDDDEDSVLSPQDESKDDEDVKILAMLEEELVNRDDDKELADATTLCLTFKASEAEAVYARRADPCPLTVAAPPLLLLPAVVALASFAVPPTWALHAVYLALVLETGLINVVYYACYRYAQYKKKAMSPYWKLTCGTFNIAMFVAANIAPLIICGNFETVLSEGGIRDDTPPHGARRCIHPSYYYHIGAGAACGALWVSPLGGCARAALLGALAAAHALPAALYPALLTSRPTLDRDPFREPYNRTVDYDEDLYNILAQLHTGRHILMLFMIAIAVLLYNRYSESLERARHSRGERMRAQAEQASDLRRRNQALVHNVLPPHVARHFMGARHHHRDLYSQSYAEVGVLFASMPNFTEFYSEETVNNQGLECLRFLNEVISDFDLLLEDSKFSKDIIKIKTISSTYMAASGLNPTRQMQPSDGVMVRWAHLACLVEFALELQRVLAAINEQSFNHFVLRMGVNHGPITAGVIGARKPHYDIWGNTVNVASRMESTGKAGCIQVTEETCQILQHFGYYFEQRGLVAVKGKGQLMTYYLQGKREGVVAPTDTSAVNENYDANTRDTLLANGDASVASRSSQVHAEGDVEHPLLS, encoded by the exons ATGGAGAAATCAGTGCAAGTGCGATCTTCGAGCAAGTGTTCATGTTGGATCTGTTTTGTGCCGCCATGGAGGTTTTCAGACTTATCAGAAGAGAAGTTGTACTTGGCGTACACTCAGTGCCAGCGCCAGTGTGCCGTACTGCGTCTGCTCTTCACGGGGATACTGTTCCAGATCTTCGCCGCCCTTGTACCCGGAGAACGCGACCTTCACTTTGCCTACACCTCAGTAGCAGTATCCCTAATAGTGAACTTGTCTCTGGCGACGATCTACGCTTTCATTCATCGCGCGCGATCATCATTGAACCATGTGACTTGGTTCGTGCTATGGACTCAGCTCTTAGTGAGTTCCTCGCGACGCCTTGGAGATTCTTACAACGAACTATTAGGCTGGGCATTCGTGCTGCAATACTTCACATTAGCAACTCTTCCATTCCATTATATGATCCTCATACTCTATAGCACACTGTCCTTTGTCGCATATCTTTTGGTCCAGTACTACAATGCGTCTACAGCTGAAAGCAGACTCGCCGATGATTTTTTCTTgcag CAAATAGCAAACGGATGCCTGCTATTAGGAGCAACATTTTTAGGAGGTACAGCTTACGCAGTCAATGAAAAGCAACAACGTAGCTCCTTTCAAGAAACGAAGCGAAGTTTGCGCGACAAATTGACTATAGAACAACAAAGTAAAGAACAG GAGAGACTATTATTGTCAGTACTTCCAGAACATGTTGCCGTTCAAATGCGACAGGAATTAGGTCTAATAGATACACAGTTTAAAAAGATCTATATGTCAAGACATGAAAATGTAAG TATTCTATATGCAGACATAGTGGGGTTCACGGCTATTTCGTCGACGTATTCGGCACAAGACTTAGTTGCGATATTGAACGAGCTGTTCGCAAGATTCGACCGACTTGCTGAG AAATACCAACAACTACGGATAAAAATTCTCGGAGACTGTTATTACTGCATCAGCGGTGCGCCAGTGGAGCGACCGGACCACGCGGTGCTTTGCGTCCATATGGGGCTTTCCATGGTTAAAGCCATTAA ATATGTACAACAAACGACTAATTCGCCTGTGGACATGCGAGTGGGCATTCATACCGGCGCCGTCCTGGCAGGAGTGCTTGGCCAAAGACAATGGCAATTTGATGTCTATTCGCGGGATGTGGAATTGGCGAATAAGATGGAAAGCAGCGGAATGGCCGG TCGCGTACACGTATCGGAAGTAACGCTGAGTTTCCTGAACAATGAGTTCGAGGTGGAGCCGGCGCACGGGGAGCGGCGGGAGGAAATGCTGCGCCAGGCCGGCATCAAGACCTACTTTATTGTCCGAGTTCTGAAACCC TACCAGGGTGGCGAAGAGAAAAATGCATCGGATGGCGAGGCGGCGGAGGGAGGGGACGCAGCCGACGCGCTCTCCGACCTCAAAGACGACGACGAGGACTCT GTTCTATCCCCGCAAGATGAGAGCAAGGACGATGAGGATGTGAAAATACTCGCTATGTTAGAGGAAGAGCTCGTCAATAGAGACGACGACAA GGAACTAGCAGATGCGACGACGTTGTGCCTGACGTTCAAGGCGAGCGAGGCGGAGGCGGTGTACGCGCGGCGCGCGGACCCGTGTCCGCTGACGGTGGCGGCGCcgccgctgctgctgctgccgGCGGTGGTGGCGCTGGCCAGCTTCGCCGTGCCGCCCACGTGGGCGCTGCACGCGGTGTACCTCGCGCTGGTGTTGGAGACTGGCCTGATCAACGTCGTGTACTACGCGTGCTACCGATACGCACAATATAAG aaAAAAGCCATGTCCCCATATTGGAAACTGACTTGTGGAACTTTCAACATAGCAATGTTTGTCGCAGCGAATATTGCTCCTCTG ATAATTTGCGGCAACTTCGAGACAGTCTTGTCTGAAGGTGGCATAAGAGACGATACACCTCCGCACGGAGCGCGCAGATGCATTCATCCCTCGTATTACTACCAT ATaggcgcgggcgcggcgtgcGGCGCGCTGTGGGTGTCGCCGCTGGGCGggtgcgcgcgcgccgcgctgctgggcgcgctggcggcggcgcacgcgctGCCGGCCGCTCTGTACCCCGCGCTGCTGACCTCGCGCCCCACGCTCGACCGCGACCCCTTCCGCGAGCCCTACAACCGCACTGTCGACTACGACGAGGATCTCTACAACATACT GGCTCAGCTTCACACCGGGCGGCACATACTGATGTTGTTCATGATAGCGATAGCGGTGCTGCTGTACAACAGATAC AGCGAGTCCCTGGAGCGCGCGCGGCACTCGCGCGGGGAGCGCATGCGCGCGCAGGCGGAGCAGGCCAGCGACCTGCGCCGCCGCAACCAGGCGCTCGTGCACAACGTGCTGCCGCCGCACGTGGCGCGCCACTTCATGGGCGCGCGCCACCACCACCGCGACCTCTACAGCCAGAGCTACGCCGAAGTGGGCGTGCTCTTCGCTTCCATGCCCAACTTCACAG AGTTTTACTCGGAAGAGACGGTTAATAATCAAGGCCTAGAATGTTTACGATTTCTCAACGAAGTTATATCGGACTTCGATCTC TTGTTAGAAGACTCCAAATTCAGTAaggatattataaaaataaaaacaataagcTCTACGTACATGGCTGCGTCCGGCCTAAATCCCACACGACAAATGCAG cCTTCAGACGGAGTTATGGTTCGCTGGGCACACTTGGCCTGCCTTGTGGAATTCGCGCTGGAGTTGCAGAGAGTGCTCGCAGCCATCAACGAGCAGTCATTCAACCACTTCGTATTGCGAATGGGAGTCAATCACGGCCCCATCACAGCCGGCGTGATCGGAGCTCGCAAGCCGCACTACGATATCTGGGGGAATACTGTCAATGTTGCTTCGCGTATGGAGAGCACTGGAAAAGCTGGTTGTATACag GTAACTGAAGAAACTTGTCAGATCCTTCAACATTTCGGATATTACTTCGAGCAAAGAGGTCTAGTTGCTGTCAAAGGCAAGGGACAGTTGATGACGTATTACTTGCAGGGAAAACGTGAAGGGGTTGTTGCACCAACAGATACCTCCGCC GTTAATGAAAACTACGACGCGAACACCAGGGATACGTTACTAGCGAACGGCGACGCTTCTGTTGCTTCGCGCTCTTCACAGGTGCATGCTGAGGGAGATGTAGAGCATCCACTTCTGTCTTAA